From Nocardia sp. NBC_00416:
CTGTCGGACTACCGGACGCGCGGTATCGAGATATTCGAACTGACCGGGCATCCGCACATCGAGGAATTGCACCGGGCCGGAGAGCACCTGCTGCATCTCGTCGACCCGGCCGGCCGCACCCTCGTCGGACAGGAGAACCAGGCGTGAGCACGGACTTCTACTGGCGCATCGGTATGGAGGGCGACCATGCGTCGCTACGCACCCCCCGTCGCTACAACCGCGGGCACGCCGGCGGCCACGGGCCGGGCAATATCGCCCCTGCGATTCGCGGCGGCAGGTTGGACGGATACAGCTACATCGACCATATGGCCGCGGTGGTGAAGGCGTCGGAGTCCGCGGGATTCGTCGGTGGGCTCCTGCCCTCCTTCCCGGTCACCGAGGATCCGTGGGCCACCGCGTCCGCGCTGGCCCGGGAGAGCGACACCTACCGCTTCATGGTGGCGTTCCAGCCCGGGTTCCTGCACCCGCTGCAGGCTGCCCGGATGTCGGCGAGCCTGCAGCGTGCCACCGGGGGACGCCTGGTCTACAACATCATCAGTGGCGGCGGTGGCGCACCGCAGTTGTGGTGGGGCGACAAGGTGGCCCACGACGACCGCTATGCGCGCACCTCGGAGTTCCTCGATGTGCTGCGTGGAGTATGGGACGGCAGGCCGTTCGACTACGACGGGCGGTTCTTCAAGGCCGAGGGTGCGGCACTGCCGCCGTTGCTCACGGGCCAGCCCTTCCCGGAGGTGTACTTCTCCGGCTCGTCCGGTGCCGCCGTGGACGCCGCGGGCAGGCACTCCGACTACTACTTGTCCTGGCTCGAACCGTTCGACGACCTGCGGGCGAAGTTCGACGGGGTCCGGGCGCGTTCCGAGAAGTCGGGCCGCACACCGAAGTTCGCGGTCCGGATCGACATCGTCGCCAGGCACACCGAAGAGGCCGCGTGGGCGGAGCTCGAGAAGGGCTGGGCGTCCGTCGACCGTGCGGCGGCCGACCGGGCCGCCCAGGGCGACTCCGTCGGCGCCGCCCGGATCAAAGGCTGGGTGCCGGAGCACATCACCGGTTACCGCGACCTCGAAGTTCAACCCAACGTGTGGTGCGGATTCAGCCTCATCCGCGGCGGGCCGGCGTTCGGGCTCGTGGGCAGCTACGAACAGATCGCCGAACGCCTCGACCAACTGATCGACCTCGGCGTGGACGCCTTCATCCTCGCCGGCAACCCCCACCTCGAAGAGGCCTACCGCGTGGGCGAAGAAGTGCTGCCGCTCCTCCGGCGCACCACGCCCACCCGGGTTCGCACCCGTTCCACCCGATAGGAGAATCATGACCAGCACCGAAGCCCGCGTCACCCCCACGGTCGAGGCCTTCGTCGACGACGCGCGCCGCGCCGCCGACACCGCTTTCCGTGTGTTCCGGGAAACCGGGACCGTTTCTGCCAACGGCACCGTGAACTTCGTCGAGCGAGTGCCCGGCGAAGAGCTGGCCGTCGCGCTCAACGAGCCCGGCCCGTGGGCGCAGGACCGGAGCGCGAAGCCGATCCTCGCGACCTTCGACGGAGAAGTACTGGCCGGTGACGGTCCGGCCGGATTCGTCACCGGTTATGCCAAGGTGTTCCGCAAGCACCCCGAGATCACCTCGATCGTGCACGTGCACACGCCGTGGCTGGGCGGATGGGCACAGACCCACCGGACACTGCGCATCAAGTACGCGGCCTCGCAGCGGCTGACCCTTTCCCGCGACATCCCCGCCCATATCGACCGCAGCCGGGCGCCCGGCGATTTCATCCTCGACCGCCTCGTCGACGACCCGGACCTCGTCGCGATCTTCGAGGCCAACGGCGGCGTCAACGTCATCGGCCGGTCGGGTCTGCTCGATCTCGCCAAATTCGTGGTCCTGCTCGAAGAGGGCGCCCAGTACCAGGCGCTCGGTGAACTCGTCGGCGGCTCTGTCGACTTCGACCCCACGAACCTGGTGGCGCAGTGGGGTCGGAGCGGATTGCTCGACGAGGCTCGCCGCCGCGGTCTCGTCTGATATACAGCAGAAGAGGAGCTTTTCCATGACCGTCCGTATCGGCTACTTCCCGAACAACAACTCCTTGTTCGTGCTGCGCCACAACGGCCTGCTCGAACGCCACCTCAGTGACGTCGAGTGGGTGGACCTGCGCGAGCTACCCGCTCCGCCTCGGGCCGATCCCCGGACCGGGCTGCCGACACTGCACTCGGACTGGTTGTTCGAGGAAGGCGGGTACGACTTCATCGGCACCGGGTTCACCCCGCCGATCACCGGCCTGGGGCAGAGACGTGACCTGGTGTACGTCGGGATCTCCGGTCCTCGCGTCGAGAACGGGCGGTTGGTGAGCCTCGCGGACTCCGGTATCCGGACCGTCGCCGACCTGCGCGGCAAGCGGGTCGGGATCGCGCACGGGTCGTGGCAGACCACGCTGGCCCTGCTCGCGCTCGACCGGGTGGGGCAGCGCTGGTCCGATATCGTGCCGGTCGATATCGACGTGAACGACGGCGGTGCCGCGCTGGTGCGCGGCGATATCGACGCGTGGGTCGGTGCGTACCCGGGGTTGGCCGAGGTCGAGGCTACCGCGCAGGTACACACGCTCGTCGACACCGACGGGCTCTTCAGCCACCCGTCGTTGTGGTTCGTCCGGCGCGACTTCGCCGAGAATCACCGCCCGGAGCTCGAAGCGATCGTCACGGCCCTGCAGGAATCGGATGCGTGGATCGTCGCCGACCCGCGTGCGGCAGCACGTTTCTTCGTCGCCGACGCCGAACGCCGCGGCGGCACCGCTGATCTCGATCGCTGGGAGGCGGCATTGCGTGGCCGGCCCTTCGGGATCGGCTCGGTCACCGAGGAATTTCTCGAGGAACAGCAGCGGTCCGCAGATCTGCTGCACACCAACGGTCTGCTGCCGCGAACAGTCGATGTCCGCGCCGCGGTTCTGCCGTGGATCGGCGAAGTCGTCGACGCACGTAGTTCGGTCTGAGCGAGTTGCCGCTATCCCGACCGCTGCCGATCAGCAGGCAGCAGGCCGCGCTCGGCGACTTCGGCGCGCACGGCGGGAATCACCTCGCGCGCCAGCAGCTCCTGCTGTTCGACCGTTGCCGGGCCGAGGAGCAGGAACGTGAAACCCGCCTCCACCACCGCCACCAACTGCTCGACCACGGTCGCCACCCCGCCCGTGATCAGTCCCGGCCGGGAGACCTGCCCCGGGTCCACATGGGTGACGATGTTGCACGCGCAGGTAATGGAGTCCGGGTCCCGCCCGGCCGCCTCGGCGGCGTTTCGTACCACCTCGCGCATGGTTTCGGCCTGCGCGAGGTCGATACGGCCGAACGAGGGCAGCCAGCCATCGGCGATCTGCCCGGTGAGCTCCAGCGCGCGGGGGCCGTACGAACCGAGCCAGATCGGGATGGGACGCTCGGGTAGCGGATCGATCCGCGCCTCCTCGACCGAGAACTCCGTGCCCTGGAACGAGAACGGCGAGCGGGACCACAGCCCACGCAGGATTGCGATCGCCTCGCGCTGGGCGGTGATCTTCGCCCCGGGACGGCGTACCGACAGCCCGAACGCGTGGAACTCGTGGTCGTACCCGCCCGCGCCCAGGCCCAGTACGAATCGCCCGTCGGACACCCGGTCGAGCGTTTCGGCCATCTTCGCCAGAACGGGCGGATCCCGGTACGGCAGGCCGAGCACATTCGTGCCCAGCTCGATCGACTGGGTCTGCCCGGCCAGCCAGCTCAGGACCGTCCACGGCTCGTCCGTGGGCCGCTCGCTGTGCAGGTGGTCGCTCAGGGTGAACAGGTCGAACCCGAGCTCGTCGGCGCTCTGTGCTAGATCCCGCAGCTGGTTCACGCTCACGTCACGCACCACGCCGCCGGCCCCGAAACCCAGCCGCTTGCCCCAGATCTTGCTCATGTTCCCTCTCCAGTTGCTATGGGCCGGGACGGATCCGCCGACCAGGCGGACCACGACCCGGGATACAACGCCGCCGAGGTGACGCCGAAAAGTTCCAGTGCCAGCAGGTCGTGGCAGGCCGTCACGCCGCTGCCGCAGTAGACGATCACGTCCAGGCCCCCGGTCACCCCGCGAGCGGCGTACCGCGCGCGCAGGTCCGGCGCGAACCGTCCGCTCTCGTCCAGGTTCTCCGCCCATGGTGCATTGACCGCACCCGGAATGTGACCGGACGCGCGGTCGGTCGGCAGAACGCTCTCCCCGGAATAGCGCTGCGGTGCCCGGGCGTCGAGGACGACCGCCTTGCCGGTGGCTGCGGCCACGGCGACCTCATCGGCCGTCCGGAACACATCGGGCCAGGGAACCACCCGCCTGTGCACCGGTGTGCGTGTCACCGGGTCGGTCTCCAGCGGGTGCGGCCATCCGGCGAGACCACCGTCGAGCAGTGCCGCGTCCTGGCCCAGGCGCCGTAGCAGCCATACCAGGCGGGCCGCGTAAGCACCACAGTTGTCGTCGTAGGCGATGACTGTGTCGGTCTCCGCGATGCCGAGTTCGCCGAGCGCGGCGGCGAACTCGGCAGGCGCGAGCAGTGGATGCCGGCCTCCCTCGAAGGTCGACGGGGCGGACAGGTCGGTGTCGACGTCGACCCAGATCGCGCCGGGCAGGTGCCCGGCGCGATAGGCGTCGTACCCGCTGCGGCCGTCGAGATACCAGCGGACGTCGGCGAATACCAGCCCGTCCCGGTGCTCGCGGACCCATTCGAGATCGACCACCGGCGGTATGGTCAGGCCCATAGTTCACTCCTTCCGGTGGATGTGGTCGGGTTCGACCCGTAGCAGCACGCGCTCGCCCTCCGCGGCCCGGATCTCCGGCTTGCCCGTCCATTTCGTGAACGTGGTACGCGCCAGCGCCAGCGCGGCCGCACCTTCTTCGATGCCGACCACCCGGCCGCGCACCTCGATGTAGCGGCGCCGGTTCGCCTGGTCGAGCAGCAGGATGTTCACCCGCGGATCGACGACGACATTGCGGTACTTCTGCCGGGAGGTGTTGGTGCCGATCAGGACGTGGTGGTCGTCGGCGTGCGGCCACACGACGCTGGTCTGCGGCGTGCCGCCCGGCATCAGGGTGGTGAAGATACCCAGGCTGCGTGCCGCGGCGAGCTCCCGGACATCATCGTCGAGCATCCGTGACCACCCTGCTTTCGCGGACGTGCGGCAGCACCTCCGACGCGATCAACTCGCTCGCGGCCTGGACCGCGGCCCACGGGATCCCGCCGATATCGATGGCCAGCAGATGCAGGTCGTGACCCCAGAGTTCCTGCAGCCGACCCAGCTTGTCCACGATCTCGGCGGGGCTCCCGCACAGCGCGGGACCGTTCTCGCCGATGTAGTCGTCGAAGTCCAGCGGCCCGGTGTGCCGCGCGCTGAGATAGCTCTCGATATAGTCCGCCCACTGCGACCGGGCTTCCTGCGATGTCGGGGCGGCGAACACATGGCTGGCGGCGCCGAGGCGTGGTGAGGGGCTCGCGTGCCGCTCGCCCCACTGGGTCCGGTAGGACTCGAACGCGGGCACGAAACTCGCCGGCTCGCGGGCAGTCGTGCCGAACACCATGGGCAGCCCGTGTTCCACCGCGAGCGCGACGGACTCCAGGTTGGCGCCACCGCTGATCCACAACGGCGGGGCGTTCTGCAGCAGTCGCGGCTGCACCAGCACATCCTCCAGCGACGGCCGGAACTGTCCGTGCCAAGTGACCCGTTCCTCGGTCCACAGCCGGATCAGCAACTCGACGTTCTCCCGCTTGCGTGCGGCCCTGCTGTCCGGCGCCTGGTCGAAAACCTCGTACGGTTCGGGAAAGAACGAGGCGCCGGCGATGAGCTCGAGCCGACCGTCGGAGAGCAGGTCGAGCAGCGCGTAGTCCTCGGCCAGCAGCACCGGGTCGCGGTTGGCCACCAGAGTGGTGCCGGTGGCCAGCCGGATCGTCGAGGTCTCCTGCGCGATGGCGGCCAGCACCAGCGCCGGGTTCGGGATGACGTCCCGGTCACGGAAGTGGTGCTCGCCCACGGTGTACCAGGAATAGCCGGCGTCCTCGGCCACCTTGGCGGCGCGGACCACGTCGGCCAGCCGCTGCTGCTGGGACAGCGTGGTGCCGGTGAGTGGATCGGGCAGCAGGCTGCCGAACGTGATGAGCCCTAGGTCCATGGTGATCCTTTCGTAACGGTAGTGCGTCCGAGGCCGGGAACGGCGGCCAGCAGTTCCTCGGTGTACGGGTGCCGGGGCCGGGTGAAAACCTCCTCGCAGGGCCCGGACTCGACCACCCGACCGCGGCGCATCACCATGACCCGGTCGCTGATCCGGCGGACTACCGCGAGGTCGTGCGAGATGAACAAGTACGACAGTCCTCGCTCCGCCTGCAGCGCGACGAGGAGGTCGAGGATCTGGGATTGCACGGTGACGTCGAGGGCGGACACCGGCTCGTCGCACACCAGCAGCTCGGGTTCCAATGCCAGCGCGCGGGCGATCGCGACACGCTGCCGCTGCCCGCCGGACAACTCGGTGGCCTTGCGGCCGCCGACGTCTGCCGGCAAGGCCACGTCATCGAGCAGTCGGGCCACCCGCCCGGCGCGATCGCCGATTCCGAAGTTGCGCAACGGTTCGGTAAGGATCTCCGCGACGGTGAACCGGGGGTTCAGCGAGGCATAGGGGTTCTGGTAGATCAGCTGCACGCGCCGGTGGACCTGCCGCAGGGCCGCGCCGCGGACGCCGGTGATGTCCTGCTCGCCGAGTCGCACCGTGCCGGTGGTCGGTCGCTCCAGACCCAACACCATCCGTGCTGTGGTCGTCTTGCCGGAGCCGGACTCACCGACCAGCCCCAGCGTCGTACCGCGCGGGATGTCGAAACTCACGTCGTCGACGGCTGTGCGCCGCTGCCGGCGCAGTGTTCCGGTGCCGCGGACGGGGAACGACTTGCCGAGGGCGACCACGCTCAGCAGCGCCTCGCCGGTCTGTGCCGGCGCCGGCCGCGCCCGCGCCCGCGCACCCAACGCCGGTGCGTCCGCGAGCAACTGCCGCGTATAGGCGTGCCGGGGCGAGCGCAGAATCTCGGACACCGGCCCAGCCTCGGCCACCGTACCCTGCCGCATCACCACGACCTGCTGAGCGCGGTCGGCGGCCATCGACAGGTCGTGCGTCACCAACAGGATCGCGGTGCCCGTGCGTGCCACGAGTTCCTCGAGATGGTCGAGGATCTGCCGTTGCACCGTGACATCCAGGGCAGAGGTCGGCTCATCGGCGACGAGCAACCGTGGTCGGGCGGCCATGGCCATGGCGATCAGCACCCGCTGCCGCATCCCGCCGGACAGTTCGTGGGGGTACTGCCGGGCTCGTGCGGCGGCCTCGGGTAGGCCTGCCTCGGTGAGCAGTTCGACCGCGCGCGCCCGGGCCGGCGCGCCGCGGGCCAGGCCGTGCACGCGCAGCACCTCGGCGACCTGCTGTCCGGCCGGTTTCACCGGGTCGAGTGCGACGGCCGGGTCCTGTGGGATGAGCCCGATCTGCCTGCCGCGTACCGCTCGCCAGTCCTTTTCGGACAGGCTGGTCAGGTCGCGGTCGGCGAACGCGATCTGCCCGGCTTCGATACGTCCGGTGCCCGGCAGCAGGCCGAGGATCGCGTGGGCAGTGGTGCTCTTGCCGGACCCGGACTCGCCGACCACCGCGGTGATCTGCCCGGCCGGTACCGCCAGGTCCACACCGTCGACCGCGAGGTGCCGTCCCGCTTCGGTCCGGTAACTCACCCGGAGTCCCTCGACGCGCAGTACGGTCTCGGTCTCGGTCGCCACTGTCGTCACGACAGGCTCCGTTCTCGTTCCAGGACCCGGGACAAGCGGTTCGCGGCGAGCACGACAGCCGTGACGGTGAGTCCGGGCAAGGTGGTCAGCCACCACGCGATGGCCAGATAGTTCCGGCCGTCGGCGACCAGCGAGCCCCACTCCGGCGCGGGTGGCGGCTGGCCGTAACCGAGAAAGCTCAGTGACGATACGGCCAGCACGACCAGGCCGAAATCGAGTGCGGCCAGCGCCAGCACCGGCCCGATGGCCGCAGGCAGGATATAGCGGGGCAGCAGGCGCCACCATCGCGATCCGGTCAGGACGGCGGCCTCGACGTACGCGGCGGTGCGGACGCGCAGCACCTCGCCGCGCATGAGCCGGGCGAACCCGGCGATACTGGTGATACCCACGGCGATACCGACATTGAGTGTGCCGAACCCGAGCGCGCTGATCACCACCAGGGAGAGCAGCACCGGCGGGATCGACAGCGCCACCTCGACGATCCGCATGACCGTCGCGTCGAACCAGCCGCCGAAGAATCCGGCCACCAGCCCGATTGCCGCGCCGGCCAGGAACGCGATGACGATCGCCGCGACCGCTGCGCGCAGCGACAGCTCCGTGCCGTGTACGACGCGGGCGTACACGTCCCGCCCCAGCTGGTCGGTGCCGAACGGATGCGCCCAGCCGGGTGCCCGGAACCGGTCGGCGGAGGTGCCCTCGGTGGGGCTCCGATCGGTGAACAGCCCGGGCGACACCGCCCAGCCGAGGACGACTGTCAGCACCAGGACGGACAGGACCAGCCCGGGCCGGGTGACCGCGAAACGTAGTGATCTCATGCCGCCACCGGTAGTCTTCCCGTCGAGCGGATACGCGGGTCCAGGACCGGGTACAGCAGGTCGATCGCCAGGTTCACCAGCACAAACGCGGCAGAGGCGAGCACCACGACACCCTGCACCACCGGGAGGTCCTGGGTGGACACCGCGAAGTAGATATCGCGGCCCATGCCGGGCCGGGAGAAGACCGTCTCCACGACCACGGCGCCACCGAGAAGGTTGCCGACCAGCAGCCCTGTCACCGTGACGGTCGGAATGGCTGCGTTGCGCAGTCCGTGCCCGAGCAGCACCCGCAGCCGGCTCGCTCCCGTGGCGCGGATCGTCTCCACATAGGGCTCTTGCAGCGTGGTGTGCAGGCTCTTGCCGAGTACTTGCCCCACCAGCGCGCCGCCGGGAATCGCCAGCGTGCAGGCAGGCAGCACCAGCCCGGTGAACCCGGTGCCGGCCAATGACGGGAACAGGTGCCACCGCAACGAGAAGAGCTGGATCAGCACGAACCCGACCCAAAACGAGGGCAGTGAGATCCCGAATGCCGGCACCGACCGCGCCACCTGGCGGCCGAACGACGACCCGGCCAGCACGCCCAGCACGCCCAGCGTGGTCCCGGCGAGCAGCGCTAAGGTGAGCGCCGTCGCGCCGAGCTGCAGTGTCGCCGGCAGCGATGCCGCGATCATCTCCGAGACCGGCTGCCCGGTCTGGATGGACCGGCCGAAGTCGCCGTGGACGGCGCCGCCCAGCGCGGAAACGTACTGCTCCCACACCGGGCGGTCGAATCCCAACTCCGTTCTGGCCGCGGCGATCTCCGCGGGCGTAGCGGTCTCGCCGCCGCCCCGGCCGTTCAACATGAGCGCCACCGGATCACCGGGCAGCAGGCTCAGCGCGACGAAGGTGATCGTGAACGCCGCCCAGATCACGAACACCGCCTGGGCAGCGCGGCCCGCGAGGTAGCGGATCACGGACGGCTCTCTCCCAGGTGTGCGTCGTGCAGGTCGAGCCGCGTCGAGGCGTCGGTCTCCAGATCGCCGACCTGCTGGGCCACCCCGTGTACCTGGGCGTTCTCGTACAGCGGGACGGTGTCCGCGTGGGCGAGGATCCAGCTCACGGCCTTGGTGACGGCCTCCTGCCGCGTCGCGTCGTCGACCGCGGCCGCCTGCTGCTCCAAGTAGGTATCGAGCTCGGTCGGCGGCAGGTGCCAGAGGTTCTGCCCCTTGCTGTAGAAGAGGTTGCGCAGCACGTCCGGATCGGCGCGCGTCACCGCGACGGCGGTGATGTCGAAGTTGCCCGCCGCCTGCTGTTCGGTGTACTTGGCCGGTGGGGCCACGTTCAATTGCACGTCCACGCCGATGCGGCGCAACCGCTGCTGCACGTATTCGTTGTGGGCCGGCATCGGGGCTGGGATGAGCCAGTTCAGCGTGAGTCTTCGGCCGTCCTTGACCCGGATGCCGTCGGGTCCGGGCACCCACGCTGCCTCGTCCAGCAGTCGCCCGGCCTCGACGGGGTCGTAGCGGAGGTTGTCGGTCGGCGTGTAGAACGGCGTCGTCGAGGACAGCACGCTCGTCGCGGGTTCGGCGCGTGTGCCGACCACCGAGTCCACCAGGTCTCGACGGTCGATGGCCAGCGAGAGGGCCTGCCGCACACGCTGGTCGGACAGAATTCCGGCGTGGTTGAGCGACAACGGTGGCGCCACGCCGGGCGCGGACGTCACGAGTAGTCGGAACCCGTTGCCGTCGAACAGGTTCTGGTCGGTTGCCTGGATGTTCTCGGCGATCTGCACCTGGCCCGAACTGAGTGCACCGGTGCGGGCTCCGGCCTCGGGCACGAACACGAATCGGACTTCGTCGATATGGGCCGCGCCCTTGTTCGTGGCGATCGAGGACGGCCAGGTGTAATCGGACCGCTTCCGCAGCACGACCTCCTGATTGGCCGTGTAGTGGTCCAGCACATACGGACCCGAGCCGACGAACTGTCCCCGGCAGCGCTGCTCCAGCGGGGTGGCAGCGGTGGCTGCCGACAGGATGCCGAGACCGGCGCCGGAGGTCGCCTGCAGGAACTGGGCGTTGGCCATGGCGAAGGACACGGTGAACGTGCGCGGGTCGACCACGGTCGTGCCGGTGTATCCGCGGATGTAGGCCGGGGCGCCGTTGGCGGGCAATCTGCTCAGGCTGTCGAAAGTGGACTTCACAGCGGTGGAGTCGACCGTGGTGCCGTCACTGAAGGTGACGCCGGGGCGCAGGACGAAGGTGAACGAGCGGGCGTCCGGTGAGATCGTCCAGGACTCCGCCAGCCACGGCACGATCCGGCCGGTCTCCGGGTCCTGATCTGTGAGGGTGTCCACGATCGAGCGGGAGATGTCCATCGCCGCGAGCTGGCCGGTCTGCTGTGGGTCCAGACAGGTGGGATCGGCGGGAAGTGCGATCCGTAGCGGGCCGCCGGCGCCGGACGTGGTGGTCGGACCGGGCGCGCACGCGGCGGCTACGGCCATCAGCGCGGTGGCGAGCAGGATCCGTCTCGGCAACCTGACTCTGGCTGGGGACATCGGGAAAGCCTTCCGTCGGCGGGAAGCAAACGAGGAGTGAGGGAGCGGCCCGGCGGGCATCGCTGCAGACCCTCCGAGAGGTACAGTACAACGTGTATGGCAATGTGTAAAACGATCACTGTACTTCTCGCGGAATGGGAGCTGTAATGGCTGGACAGGCGACAACGGAAGATCGGCCGCGCGGCTCGACCGAAAAACGCGAGGCAATCCTGCGGGCCGCGCGGCGGGTCTTCGGCCGGGTGGGTTACCTGGGTGCGAGCATCGACGCGATTGCCGCGGAGGCAGGAGTTTCCACGCGCACTATCTACAACCACTTCGACAACAAGGAGCAGCTGTTCTCGACGGTGTTGATGGAGAGCTCCACTCAGGTCGCTTCTGCGCGTGAGGCGCTCATCGACCGATGGCTCACCGACGTCACCGATCTGGAGGAGGCGCTGATCGGTCTGGCCACGGAGTGGCTTCGGCCGGCGCCGGAGTTCACCGACCACTTCAACATGGTTCGGCAACTCAAGGTCGAGTCCGAGCAGTTCCCCCGGGAGTTGCGCGATGCGTGGCGGGAGGCCGGGCCGTTGCGGGCACGCCGGGCCCTGGCCGCGAGGATGGCGGAACTGGCCGGGCGATGTCGGCTGCGAACCGACGACCCGGAGACGACGGCTCAGCACTTCATGGCGCTGATCACCGATACGGCCACCAATAAGGCCGAGTTCAGTGCGGCGGCAATGGAATCGGAGATCGACAAGATCGCGCGGACCGGGGTGCGCACGTTCCTCTACGGTTTCCTGCCGCGGCCCGACTGAATGATGCAGAGCCGGACCGGCTCCATCTCTCGGTGAAGCTTGTGCCGGTTGACCATTGACACCCGGTTCCCTTAATGTGCTTCGTATTGCGAATAGTTCGTACTACGAAGGGTATTCGATCATGGCTCTCCTCGCGGCCCGGGTAGGTGTGGTGTGAATACGGCGGAGCAGCGTTCGGACACTTCCGGGACCAAGGCCCTCATCGCGCTGGTCGTGGCGGTTTTCGGGTATGCGCTCATGCAGACCGTGGTCGTTCCGGCGTTGAAGCTGCTCGAGACCCGGTTGCACGCGACCCCGACGACGTCGGCCTGGATCCTCACAGCGTTCCTGCTGTCCAGTGCAGTGGCGACGCCGCTGCTCGGGCGGCTCGGCGACCAGTTCGGCAGGCGCAAGGTCACGCTCGCGGTGCTCGCCGTCTACGCGATCGGAATGGCCGGTGCCGCGGCTGCGCAGAACATCGGCCAGCTCATCGCCGCACGCGCTGTCCAAGGGTGCGCACTGGCGTTGGTGCCGTTGGCGATGGGAATCCTGCGGGAGGCGCTGCCGGTGCGGCGGTTGCCCTTCGCCATGGGCCTGGTGTCGGGCGTGGTGGGGGCCGGCGGCGGCGCGGGTCTGATCGTCGGAGGTCTGCTGGCCGACCACTTCTCGTGGCGGTACCTGTTCGTCCTCGGTGCGGTGCTCGCGCTGGTGAGTCTGCTGCTCGCGGCGTTGTGGGTGCCCGCCGACCAGCACACGGCGCGAGGCGGGCTCGACTGGCCGGGGGCCGTGCTGCTCGCAGGCAGCCTGGTCGCGATCCTGCTGGGTCTGGCAAAGGGGCCGTCGTGGGGATGGTCCTCGGCTTCGGTGCTCGGCCTTTTCGCGGTCGGGGTGATTCTGGGTGTCGCCCTGATCGCCGTGGAACGGCCCAGGAGCGACGCCCTTCTCGATATCGGTGAGCTCAGCGACCGGCCGATGCTGTTGACACACGCCGCCGCTTTTCTCTTCGGGGCCGGTTCGTACTTCTTCTATCTGGCCCTGCCGCTGTACGCGCAACTCGAACCGGATGCCACAGGTGTCGGCTTCGGGTCCACGATCACCGTGGCCGGCCTGCTCATGTTGCCCGGAATGCTCGCGGTGGTGCCGACGAGCATGGCGGTCGGCCGAATCGCCACGATGTTGGGGCCGCGCTGGCCGCTGGCCGGCGGCTGGGCGTTGTTCGTGTCGGGTTCGCTGCTGTTCGTCCTCGTTCACGAC
This genomic window contains:
- a CDS encoding ABC transporter ATP-binding protein yields the protein MTTVATETETVLRVEGLRVSYRTEAGRHLAVDGVDLAVPAGQITAVVGESGSGKSTTAHAILGLLPGTGRIEAGQIAFADRDLTSLSEKDWRAVRGRQIGLIPQDPAVALDPVKPAGQQVAEVLRVHGLARGAPARARAVELLTEAGLPEAAARARQYPHELSGGMRQRVLIAMAMAARPRLLVADEPTSALDVTVQRQILDHLEELVARTGTAILLVTHDLSMAADRAQQVVVMRQGTVAEAGPVSEILRSPRHAYTRQLLADAPALGARARARPAPAQTGEALLSVVALGKSFPVRGTGTLRRQRRTAVDDVSFDIPRGTTLGLVGESGSGKTTTARMVLGLERPTTGTVRLGEQDITGVRGAALRQVHRRVQLIYQNPYASLNPRFTVAEILTEPLRNFGIGDRAGRVARLLDDVALPADVGGRKATELSGGQRQRVAIARALALEPELLVCDEPVSALDVTVQSQILDLLVALQAERGLSYLFISHDLAVVRRISDRVMVMRRGRVVESGPCEEVFTRPRHPYTEELLAAVPGLGRTTVTKGSPWT
- a CDS encoding ABC transporter permease, producing the protein MRSLRFAVTRPGLVLSVLVLTVVLGWAVSPGLFTDRSPTEGTSADRFRAPGWAHPFGTDQLGRDVYARVVHGTELSLRAAVAAIVIAFLAGAAIGLVAGFFGGWFDATVMRIVEVALSIPPVLLSLVVISALGFGTLNVGIAVGITSIAGFARLMRGEVLRVRTAAYVEAAVLTGSRWWRLLPRYILPAAIGPVLALAALDFGLVVLAVSSLSFLGYGQPPPAPEWGSLVADGRNYLAIAWWLTTLPGLTVTAVVLAANRLSRVLERERSLS
- a CDS encoding ABC transporter permease codes for the protein MIRYLAGRAAQAVFVIWAAFTITFVALSLLPGDPVALMLNGRGGGETATPAEIAAARTELGFDRPVWEQYVSALGGAVHGDFGRSIQTGQPVSEMIAASLPATLQLGATALTLALLAGTTLGVLGVLAGSSFGRQVARSVPAFGISLPSFWVGFVLIQLFSLRWHLFPSLAGTGFTGLVLPACTLAIPGGALVGQVLGKSLHTTLQEPYVETIRATGASRLRVLLGHGLRNAAIPTVTVTGLLVGNLLGGAVVVETVFSRPGMGRDIYFAVSTQDLPVVQGVVVLASAAFVLVNLAIDLLYPVLDPRIRSTGRLPVAA
- a CDS encoding ABC transporter substrate-binding protein yields the protein MSPARVRLPRRILLATALMAVAAACAPGPTTTSGAGGPLRIALPADPTCLDPQQTGQLAAMDISRSIVDTLTDQDPETGRIVPWLAESWTISPDARSFTFVLRPGVTFSDGTTVDSTAVKSTFDSLSRLPANGAPAYIRGYTGTTVVDPRTFTVSFAMANAQFLQATSGAGLGILSAATAATPLEQRCRGQFVGSGPYVLDHYTANQEVVLRKRSDYTWPSSIATNKGAAHIDEVRFVFVPEAGARTGALSSGQVQIAENIQATDQNLFDGNGFRLLVTSAPGVAPPLSLNHAGILSDQRVRQALSLAIDRRDLVDSVVGTRAEPATSVLSSTTPFYTPTDNLRYDPVEAGRLLDEAAWVPGPDGIRVKDGRRLTLNWLIPAPMPAHNEYVQQRLRRIGVDVQLNVAPPAKYTEQQAAGNFDITAVAVTRADPDVLRNLFYSKGQNLWHLPPTELDTYLEQQAAAVDDATRQEAVTKAVSWILAHADTVPLYENAQVHGVAQQVGDLETDASTRLDLHDAHLGESRP
- a CDS encoding TetR/AcrR family transcriptional regulator; its protein translation is MAGQATTEDRPRGSTEKREAILRAARRVFGRVGYLGASIDAIAAEAGVSTRTIYNHFDNKEQLFSTVLMESSTQVASAREALIDRWLTDVTDLEEALIGLATEWLRPAPEFTDHFNMVRQLKVESEQFPRELRDAWREAGPLRARRALAARMAELAGRCRLRTDDPETTAQHFMALITDTATNKAEFSAAAMESEIDKIARTGVRTFLYGFLPRPD
- a CDS encoding MFS transporter, with translation MNTAEQRSDTSGTKALIALVVAVFGYALMQTVVVPALKLLETRLHATPTTSAWILTAFLLSSAVATPLLGRLGDQFGRRKVTLAVLAVYAIGMAGAAAAQNIGQLIAARAVQGCALALVPLAMGILREALPVRRLPFAMGLVSGVVGAGGGAGLIVGGLLADHFSWRYLFVLGAVLALVSLLLAALWVPADQHTARGGLDWPGAVLLAGSLVAILLGLAKGPSWGWSSASVLGLFAVGVILGVALIAVERPRSDALLDIGELSDRPMLLTHAAAFLFGAGSYFFYLALPLYAQLEPDATGVGFGSTITVAGLLMLPGMLAVVPTSMAVGRIATMLGPRWPLAGGWALFVSGSLLFVLVHDRMWQHAVFYTIVGAGAGLVMGSLPKLIAENVPLARTGTANGINNIARTVGSAVGTALAAAVIGSGLTSDATFSTLFWLAAGAAAAGVVAALFTARHEPATSRAEQPVARVAS